In the Nyctibius grandis isolate bNycGra1 unplaced genomic scaffold, bNycGra1.pri scaffold_112_arrow_ctg1, whole genome shotgun sequence genome, one interval contains:
- the FRMD8 gene encoding FERM domain-containing protein 8, producing MEAEAEAEAEGASAPPGATAVAFLPDGSGVPLALGPPPGPTAGELLLRLQGALRLPPIATEALALWLGSPLLEVQLKPRHRPLPLVRRWPELLLRLSLGSPADIARDEPCLQLRRNVFFPKSKELEVEEEELLRLLYEEARGNVLGGRYPTAPPEAEELGGLSCRLRLGPFEPGRHTPHGLRPLLGELLPPRRARGGLWGALRRGPRAPPPEEGLLRAFARAPGPRAPPAALYRAFLRRCHRLPAYGCAFFPGAIDRPPGGLLGRGGLRPVSVAVGLEGFTIIDPREKHVLLTLTFPELCWELVGAVGQEGAAVGQDGGDAVGQDGGDAVGPPQLWLEFDGDHEGAPVNRLLRVFSPQGRSCGG from the exons ATGGAGGCGGAGGCGGAGGCGGAGGCGGAGGGGGCGTCCGCGCCCCCCGGGGCCACCG cCGTCGCCTTCCTGCCGGACGGGTCGGGGGTCCCGCTGGCGCTCgggccccccccgggccccacggccggggagctgctgctccgCCTGCAGGGGGCGCTGCGCCTGCCCCCCATCGCCACCGAGGCGCTCGCGCTGTGGCTGGGGTCGCCCCTGCTGG AGGTGCAGCTCAAGCCCCGGCACCGGCCGCTGCCCCTGGTCCGGCGCTGGCCCGAGCTGCTGCTGCGCCTCAGCCTGGGCTCCCCGGCCGACATCGCCCGAG acgagccctgcctgcagctgcgCAGGAACGTCTTCTTCCCCAAGAGCAAGGAGCTGGAG gtggaggaggaggagctgctgcgGCTGCTGTACGAGGAGGCGCGGGGGAACGTGCTGGGGGGGCGCTACCCCACGGCCCCCCCCGAGGCcgaggagctgggggggctgaGCTGCCGCCTGCGCCTGGGGCCCTTCGAGCCGGGGCGCCACACGCCCCACGGCCTGCG gccgctgctgggggagctgctgccgccgcgccgggcccggggggggctgtggggcgcCCTGCGCCGGGGCCCCCGCGCGCCCCCCCCCGAGGAGGGGCTGCTCCGCGCCTTCGcccgcgcccccggcccccgcgcgccccccgccgcgctcTACCGCGCCTTCCTGCGCCGCTGCCACCGCCTGCCCGCCTACGG gtgCGCCTTCTTCCCGGGGGCCATTGACCGCCCccccggggggctgctgggccggggggggctgcggcccGTCAGCGTCGccgtggggctggaggggttCACCATCATCGACCCCCGGGAGAAG cacgTGCTGCTGACGCTGACCTTCCCcgagctgtgctgggagctggtgggcgccgtggggcaggagggggccgccgtggggcaggatgggggggaCGCCGTGGGGCAGGACGGGGGGGACGCCGTGGGGCCCccccagctgtggctggagTTCGACGGTGACCACGAGGGCGCCCCCGTGAACCGGCTGCTGCGGGTGTTCTCCCCCCAG ggcaggagctgcGGCGGGTGA